The Tripterygium wilfordii isolate XIE 37 chromosome 5, ASM1340144v1, whole genome shotgun sequence genome window below encodes:
- the LOC119998698 gene encoding fructose-bisphosphate aldolase 8, cytosolic-like: MSCFKGKFADELIANAAYIGTPGKGILAADESTGTIGKRLSSINVENVETNRRALRELLFTAPGALQYLSGVILFEETLYQKTAAGKPFVDVLTEGGVLPGIKVDKGTVELAGTNGETTTQGLDGLAQRCQKYYEAGARFAKWRAVLKIGLTEPSQLAINENANGLARYAIICQENGLVPIVEPEILVDGSHSIEKCADVTERVLAACYKALNDHHVLLEGTLLKPNMVTPGSEAPKVAPEVIAEHTVRALQRTVPPAVPAIVFLSGGQSEEEATINLNAMNKLKGKKPFSLSFSFGRALQQSTLKAWAGKEENVKAAQAALLARCKANSEATLGTYKGDAKLGEGASESLHVADYKY; this comes from the exons ATGTCTTGCTTCAAGGGGAAATTCGCTG ATGAGCTCATTGCCAATGCCGCCTACATTGGCACTCCTGGTAAGGGTATTCTTGCTGCTGATGAATCGACTGGGACAATCGGAAAGCGTCTATCAAGTATCAACGTTGAAAATGTTGAAACAAACAGGCGTGCTCTTCGTGAGCTCCTATTCACCGCCCCTGGTGCCCTTCAATACCTCAGTGGTGTCATCCTCTTTGAGGAAACCCTGTACCAGAAGACTGCAGCAG GCAAGCCCTTTGTTGATGTGTTGACGGAAGGTGGAGTGCTACCGGGTATTAAGGTTGACAAGGGCACTGTTGAGCTTGCTGGAACCAATGGCGAGACCACAACTCAAGGTCTTGATGGCCTTGCTCAGCGTTGTCAGAAGTACTATGAAGCTGGTGCCCGGTTTGCCAAGTGGCGTGCTGTGTTGAAGATCGGTCTAACTGAGCCATCTCAGTTGGCTATCAATGAGAACGCCAATGGTTTGGCTAGATATGCTATCATCTGCCAGGAGAATGGTCTTGTCCCTATTGTTGAGCCTGAGATCCTGGTTGATGGTTCTCATAGCATTGAGAAGTGTGCTGATGTGACTGAGCGTGTGCTTGCTGCATGTTACAAGGCTTTGAATGATCACCATGTCCTGCTTGAGGGTACTCTGTTGAAGCCCAACATGGTTACCCCTGGATCAGAGGCCCCTAAGGTTGCACCTGAGGTGATTGCTGAGCACACAGTGCGGGCTCTACAGCGCACTGTCCCTCCTGCAGTTCCCGCTATTGTTTTCTTGTCTGGTGGGCAGAGTGAGGAAGAGGCTACCATCAACCTCAATGCCATGAACAAGCTTAAGGGGAAGAAGCCATTTAGTCTTTCCTTCTCATTTGGACGTGCCCTTCAGCAGAGCACTCTCAAGGCTTGGGCTGGCAAGGAGGAGAATGTGAAGGCGGCTCAAGCTGCGCTCCTTGCCAGGTGCAAGGCCAACTCTGAGGCAACCCTTGGTACCTACAAGGGTGATGCCAAGCTTGGTGAGGGTGCCTCCGAAAGCCTACATGTTGCGGACTACAAATACTAG